The genomic DNA CCCCGTTACGGAGCGGGGACTCACCTGGGGCGAGGCCCATCCGGGGCACCTCAGCGCGTACGAGGCTGCGGGGTTCACCGAGGTCCACCGCCCGTCGAAGCGCCGCGCGGTGGTGGCGTCCGCGCAGGTCAAGGACACCACCGGCGGCCTGGTCACGAACCCCGCGAAATCCTCGGGGTGAGGCTGGCGGCCTAGCATCGGAGGCATGGCGGACGACCGCGACATGACCGGCTGGCATCTCGTCGCGTTCCTCGGCGAGCTGGTCATGTGGGCCGCTGCGGAGTGGGGCGGCTGGGCGCTCGCCTCCGGACCGTGGCGGTGGCTGGCGGCCATCGTGGCGTTGGTCGTCGTGATCGTCTTGTGGTCGGTGTGGGCGGCGCCGCGTGCGCCGCGACGGCTCGCCCTGGGGCCACGGCTGGTATTCATCGCCGTTCTGGGCGGCGCGGCGTCGATGACGTTGTGGTCGGCGTCAGAGGGGCGCGGAGCGATCGGGACAGTCCTCGCGACGGTGGCCGTCGTGATAGCTCAGGCCAGGGACGCGCGACGGCCCTAGGCGCCCTCGGGATGCGCCGCATGTCCCTCGGCGCTGACGAGTCGATGATCACCGCGGCAGACCCTTGCCTTCGGCGTCCCGCCTCGACTGCCTCCACTCCCTCACAATTGCGGTTGCCGCTCACCGATGCGGTCACAACCACCACCGTGAGCGCCCAGCGCAACCGTGACTGAACCACGCACTGGCCGCTCGCGCTCACCGTTGCGGGTAGCGCTCACCGATGTGGCTATAACCGCAACGGTGAGCGGCTACCGCAACCGTCACCCGGCTCAGCGAGCGGCGACGGCCGGGGGTACGGGGTGCCACACTCGCGCCATGAAGGCGATCGAGGTCATCACCAACCTGCACACCGACGACGTAGAGCGGGCCAGAGGTTTCTTGGCCTACCTGGGCCTGACCGAGGACGGGATGAACCAGGGCTGGGTGGCCCGCTTCGTCTCGCCCGACTCGGGAGCCTGCGTTCAGGTGGTCACCCGGGACGCGACCGCGCCGGAGGATTCCGCCCTGACTGTCAAGGTGGACGACGTCGACGGGGCGTACGCCGAGGCCCAGCGCCGCGGCTACGAGATCGTGCACCCGCTGACGGACGAGCCGTGGGGCATCCGGCGATTCTTCGTCAGGAGCCCGGATGGTCAGGTGGTCAACGTCGCGCAGCACCGCACCTGACGCCGTACGCCGTATGCCGCGGGCCCACCAGCGCGACCACGTACGTCGTACGAGTTGGTCAGCCCGCGGCGTCCTCGAGGACCAGCGGCAAGCCGGCGAGGCGGAAGAGGTGAGGCTCGAACCAGCCCACCACCGCGTCGACCCGCCCGGACGGCCCGACGTGCAGGGCCTGGAGCTGGAACGCCTCCCACTGGCGGCCCTTGCGCAGGTACATCCCCACGGCGGGGCCCGCGTTGACGCGGGTCCGCCGGAACGCCAGGTCGCCCGCCGCCTTGGCGGGGCAGTGCGTCCAGGAGAGTACGGCGGCGTCGCGGGCGCCCGCGTACCACCGGTCGAACGGCGGCATCTGCCACGTCGCGTCCTCCGCGAGGGACGCCTTGACCGCCTCGAAGTCGTGGCGCTCGAAGGCGTCCACGAAGGCGTCGACGGCGGCGGCCTCCACCTGCTCGTCGACCGAATCGGCCGGCTCGGCAAGGCCCTCGCCGATGGTCGCCCGGCCGCGTTGCAGCGCCGAGTTGATCGACGCCACGCTCGTGTCCAACGTCTCGGCCGCGTCCGCGCTGCTGTACCCGAGGACCTCGCACAGCAGCAGCGCCGCCCGCTGGTTCGGGGTGAGATTCTGCAGCGCGGCCGTCCACGCCAGCGCGATGTTCTCCCGGCCGAGCAGCTGCTCCTCGGGCGTCGGGTGGGCGCTCTGCCACAGCATCGCCTCCGGCATCGGCTCCACCCAGGCGACGTCGTCGCGCCGCTGCAGCGCGGCGGAGGGGTCACCGGCGGGGGCGCCGAGGCCGGTGGGGAGCACCCGCTTCGAGGCGGACGACAGCGCCGACAGGCACGTGTTGGTGGCGATCCGATACATCCACGTCCGGACCGAGGACCGGCCGTCGAAGGAGTGGAACGCCCGCCACGCCCGCAGGTAGGTCTCCTGGACCTGGTCCTCCGCGTCCACGGCGGACCCCATCATCCGGTAGCAGTGCGCCAGCAGCTCACGCCGCAGGGGCGCGGTCGCCGCCTCGAAGTCGGTGCTCACGACGTACCTTCTTTCAGCCGAACGTGCCAGCCGCCCGGGCCTTCTCGACGTCCATCCACATGATTTCCCAGATGTGGCCGTCGGGGTCGGCGTACGAGCGGCCGTACATGAAGTCGCCGCCCTCCTCGGCGCGCACCTGCGTGCCCCCGGCCGCCACGGCACGGTCCACGAGGTCGTCCACGGCCTCGCGGCTGTCGGCGGACAGGCAGGTCAGCACCTCGTGGTGGCCCGGCTGGGCCAGCTGCGCCTTGTGGAACTGGTTGAAGAAGTCGCGCTGGAGCAGCATCGCGAACAGGTTCGGGCCGAGTTCGAGGGCGAGCGCCGTGCCGTCCTGGCACATCTCCTCGTTGAAGGCGTAGCCCAGTGCGGTGAAGAACGTGCGGCTGCGGTTGGTGTCGGCGACGGGCAGGTTGACGAAGATCATCTGGTGGGTGCGGGTGGTGGTGGCCTGCTCAGACATGACGGTTGCCTTTCGCTGCGGGCGGCCCCGGCGGCCGCTCTCACCCGTACAGACCGACGTGGGTCCGCAGAATCATCGCCGTCCGATCGAGAATTTGGCGCGCAGGTGAAATCAGCGGCGCCAGGAGCGCGGTACAACGGTCCGGTGGATTCCGTGGATGCGTTGGACCAGCTGGCAGCGCTCGAACCGGCCTGCTCGCGTCAGCAAGCAGCGACCTTCTTCGCGAGCCTGCCGCCCGCGCGGGCCGAGGCGATCACGGGGCGTTGGCGCGGTCGGGAGCTGGCGACCGGGCACCCCTGGGATGGGCTGTTGAGCGCGGCCG from Austwickia sp. includes the following:
- a CDS encoding YrdB family protein; its protein translation is MADDRDMTGWHLVAFLGELVMWAAAEWGGWALASGPWRWLAAIVALVVVIVLWSVWAAPRAPRRLALGPRLVFIAVLGGAASMTLWSASEGRGAIGTVLATVAVVIAQARDARRP
- a CDS encoding VOC family protein; the encoded protein is MKAIEVITNLHTDDVERARGFLAYLGLTEDGMNQGWVARFVSPDSGACVQVVTRDATAPEDSALTVKVDDVDGAYAEAQRRGYEIVHPLTDEPWGIRRFFVRSPDGQVVNVAQHRT
- a CDS encoding RNA polymerase subunit sigma-70 translates to MARSAERRYVVSTDFEAATAPLRRELLAHCYRMMGSAVDAEDQVQETYLRAWRAFHSFDGRSSVRTWMYRIATNTCLSALSSASKRVLPTGLGAPAGDPSAALQRRDDVAWVEPMPEAMLWQSAHPTPEEQLLGRENIALAWTAALQNLTPNQRAALLLCEVLGYSSADAAETLDTSVASINSALQRGRATIGEGLAEPADSVDEQVEAAAVDAFVDAFERHDFEAVKASLAEDATWQMPPFDRWYAGARDAAVLSWTHCPAKAAGDLAFRRTRVNAGPAVGMYLRKGRQWEAFQLQALHVGPSGRVDAVVGWFEPHLFRLAGLPLVLEDAAG
- a CDS encoding glyoxalase, which translates into the protein MIFVNLPVADTNRSRTFFTALGYAFNEEMCQDGTALALELGPNLFAMLLQRDFFNQFHKAQLAQPGHHEVLTCLSADSREAVDDLVDRAVAAGGTQVRAEEGGDFMYGRSYADPDGHIWEIMWMDVEKARAAGTFG